In Uranotaenia lowii strain MFRU-FL chromosome 2, ASM2978415v1, whole genome shotgun sequence, one genomic interval encodes:
- the LOC129743838 gene encoding protein lifeguard 1-like: MASYGTYDPEGLRIFNFEEKSVRHAFIRKVYSILTIQLGLTFAVICLFLFHAPTRKWFFERPELFWIALGISLVMIIALACCESVRRQVPLNFICLFVFTLAEALLLGTLCVRFSRDEVMMAVGITALICFALTLFAMQTKIDFTVMGGALLIGLLCLLVIGLVGMFFPSKTLHVVYASLGAFLFSMYLIFDTQLMMGGSHRYSISPDEYIFAALSLYIDIINIFIYILSLLGASNN; this comes from the exons ATGGCTTCTTACGGAACGTATGACCCTGAAGGTCTAAGGATTTTCAACTTTGAGGAAAAATCTGTAAGGCATGCCTTCATACGAAAAGTCTACTCAATATTAACG ATCCAGTTGGGCCTCACCTTTGCAGTGATTTGTCTGTTCCTGTTTCATGCCCCGACCCGGAAGTGGTTCTTCGAGCGCCCGGAGCTGTTCTGGATCGCGCTCGGTATTTCGCTGGTGATGATAATTGCGCTGGCCTGCTGTGAAAGTGTCCGGCGTCAGGTGCCGCTCAATTTTATATGCCTGTTCGTTTTCACCCTGGCCGAGGCGCTGCTGCTGGGAACGCTTTGCGTGCGGTTTAGCAGGGATGAG GTCATGATGGCAGTGGGCATAACGGCGCTCATCTGCTTTGCCCTAACGCTGTTCGCGATGCAGACCAAGATCGACTTCACCGTGATGGGTGGAGCGTTGCTCATTGGCCTGCTCTGTCTGCTGGTCATCGGCCTGGTGGGCATGTTCTTCCCGAGTAAGACGCTCCATGTGGTGTACGCCAGCTTGGGGGCGTTCCTGTTCagcatgtacctgatcttcgaTACCCAGCTGATGATGGGCGGCTCACATCGGTACAGCATTAGCCCGGATGAGTACATATTTGCCGCGCTGTCCCTTTATATCGatatcatcaacatttttatttatattctgTCTCTGTTGGGAGCTTCGAACAACTAG